AGTGCACAAAGTCGAAACCGGCGGGAGAGTTCTTGGCGAAGAAGTCCTTCATGACAAACTCAGCCTGCGTGGCGCTATAGCTTTGCTTGTCACCATCAAAGCTCAGCTCGACCGTGGATCCAAAATGCTGGGACAGCTCCCGGGAAGAGCCGCTCCGGATGGCATTGCGAACCGGCGTGAAGGCCTCACCTTGTGCCAGTACCGTTACGGAAAGTAACAAGAACCACACGACGGTAATAACCTGAAAAATGTTGCGTTTCATACTATGTGTAGGGAATGTATCATACAGTTCGCTAAAACTATGCCAAGTAGGCCTTGTTTATAAAATGTCCCTACAGCCGTGCGCCACGGCTCCAAGTTAACCCAAACCAACAAAATGTGCACGTTCCCGCGCGTGCCCTTATCTTTGCCGCTATGAATAAACAGGTATTGCTGGTGATTTTGGACGGGTGGGGTCTGGCACAGAACAAGGAAGTATCGGCTATCGACAAGGCCAATACTCCGTTTGTCGACTCACTGTTTCAACGATTTCCCCACAGTAAGCTTCAGGCCTCGGGCGAAGCCGTGGGGCTGCCCGACGGGCAGATGGGCAATTCGGAAGTCGGCCACATGAACATCGGAGCCGGCCGGGTCGTGTACCAGGATCTGGTGCGCATCAATAAGTCGATTCGGGAGCGGAAGCTAGGCTCGATGCCGGCGTTGGAAAAAGCCTTCGAATACGCCCGCACCACGGGCCGCAACCTGCATTATATCGGGCTGCTCTCGGATGGCGGGGTCCACTCCCACATTGAACACCTGAAAGCCCTGTGCACCCTGGCCCACGACGCTGACGTGCACAAGATATTTATTCACGCCTTCACCGATGGCCGCGACACCGACCCCAAGGGTGGCGTAAACTACGTGAATGACCTGGAGCAGAGCCTGGCCCGTAGCGGCGCCAAGATTGCCTCGGTCGTGGGGCGCTACTACGCCATGGACCGCGACAACCGCTGGGAACGGGTGAAAATAGCCTACGACCTGATGGTGAACGGCAAAGGCACGCCCTCGCAGAACCTGATTCAGAGCATGCTCGACTCCTATAAGGAAGGCGTGACGGATGAGTTCTTGAAGCCGATTGTGAAAGTTGGGGCTGACGGGCTGCCGCTGGCTACCATTCAGGAAGGCGACGTGGTTATTTGCTTCAACTTCCGCACCGACCGGGGCCGGGAAATCACGCAGGCCCTAACGCAGCAGGATTTCCACGCCTTCAACATGCACCGGCTGAACCTGCACTACCTGACCATGACCAACTACGACGCCACGTTTGTGGGCGTCACCCCGATTTTCGAGAAAGACAACCTCGAAAACACGTTGGGCGCGGTGCTGGAAGCCAACGGTAAAAAGCAGATCCGCATTGCCGAAACCGAGAAGTATCCGCACGTGACGTTCTTCTTCTCGGGCGGCCGGGAGGTGGAGTTCACCGGTGAAACCCGCCTGATGCGTGCCTCACCCAAAGTAGCCACCTACGATTTACAGCCCGAAATGAGTGCCTTCGAGCTGCGCGACGCCCTGGTGCCGGAGTTGCAGGCCAAATCGGCTGACTTTGTGGTGCTCAACTTCGCCAACCCTGACATGGTGGGCCACACTGGCGTATTTGAAGCCGCCGTAAAGGCCGTAGAAACCGTGGACACCTGCACTCGTGACGTAGTAACGGCTGCCCTGGAGAGCAACTACGCCTGCATCGTTATTGCCGACCACGGTAATGCCGACATGATGATTAACCCCGACGGCACGCCTAACACGGCTCACACGACGAACCTGGTGCCCTGCATTCTGGCTGATACGGACTACCAGGGCACCCTGACGGATGGCAAGCTGGGCGACATTGCCCCAACGGTACTGGCGCTGATGGGCTTGCCCCAGCCTGCTGATATGACCGGCGTGTCGTTGCTGCAACCTACTGCCGCTCCTACGAATGCATAGAGCATTCTGGGCCGCCGCCTCGCTGCTCCTGATTACGGCCTGTAGTCAGGAGCAGGATGCTGCCCGGGCGGGCCAGCCGGCCCGCAAGCCGCTGTACTTCGACGTGAAAGGCTTTCTGGACAACCAAGCGGCTCTGCTTACCCGGCAACAGCCGGCGGTGGAAAAGCAGGTCATGCTGCGTGACGGGCAAGTAGAAACCACCCGGGTCGAAAAGGTGGACTGGAGCAAGGAATTGCAGATTTTCTACCAAGCCGACATTAATAAGCCCGCACTGCGCGGTGCCTACGAGGCTCAAAATGCGCCAGTAGGTGACACGGTGACTATAGCCAAGACTTACCGCCGCAAAGCCGGCGTTGAGAACATCGTAGAGCAGCTGCGGGTAGAGCAGAATGACACCAAGAAAGGCCGTATTGAGGCTGTGCTGACTCAGGATAATCCGCTGTTCTTCTCACGCAAAGTATTGGCACTGCAGTACCAGAATGGGCTGCTGAAAACGTACCGGGTACAGGGCGTGCAGAAGCTGATTCTGTTCGACACGTTGCGCTACTCGGCTACCGTGACGGTATTGCCGTAGCTACTTAATCCAGATACGGCTCGACGCGGGCCACAGCAGGCTTGCCTTCCGAGAAGGTTGCCGACACATTATTGGTCCGCTCGGTGTCCCGAATCTGGACTTTGGAGCAGGAACCGCCGCTTTGCCGGGTGGAGGCATCCAGCGTTTCGCGCAGGCGCTGACCGTAGCCAGGGCGGAAATTAGTAATAACGGCCCGACGCAACAGACGCTGCTCGGGCATGCAATAGAACTCAAACTGGTTGCCCTGGTGCTGCAGCGTCAGAATGGTGTCGTTCTGTCCTTTCTCGTGCACGTTAGCAAACAGCTTGCGTGATACAATCTTTGCTCCTGCCTGCAGCAGTTCCTCGGCGGTAAGCTCGGCTCCGAAAGGCTGACCGGCCAGCGTATCGTTGGTCGTGACACAAGTAGCTTTGGACGTAACCGGCCGGGGCACCGTGCGGCGCTTGGGGGAGGGAGGTGGCTCCGACTGCGTACGGCTGGCGGGGCTGGTGCTCACGGCGGCGCACACTGCCAGGGCAGAGACGAGTTTAACCGCAGAGAGCAGGGCAGCAGACAACATAGCGCAACAGGGGCCTTTTCTGGCTCATACGCAAATAATTAGCGCGCGGCTTGTCGTCTACCGGATTTATTTGGTACCGGGCTAGCCTTCGGTGCCCATTAAGGTAGCCACAATCCAGCGGCGGCCACCGTGGTTGCGGTGCTCACCCAGGTACACGCCCTGCCAGGTACCCAGCGCCAGCTCCCCGTTGGTAATCGGGATGGTAACGGAGGTGCCCAGCGTAGCGGCTTTCAGATGGGCCGGCATATCATCGGGGCCTTCCTGGGTGTGCAGGAAGTAAGGCGCATTTTCGGGCACGGCCCGGTTGAAATACTGCTCGAAGTCGTGGCGGACGGTGGGGTCAGCGTTTTCGTTGAGGCTCAAACTAGCCGAAGTGTGCTGAATAAAGAAGTGTACCGTCCCGATTTTGATACGCTCCAGCTCGGGCAATTCGGCTACCAGCACGTCGGTGATGAGGTGGAAACCGCGGCGTACGGCGGGCAGGCGCAGGCGTTTCTGGATCCAGATCATAGCGGCAGGTTAGAGGTCTTTACGCTCGTAGGCGCCTGGGTCGGGGGTGTTCAGGTCGCGGGAGCGGTTGAGCAGGTCGGTGGTAATGCCGCCGAAGGGCCGAGCTGTATTTCTCACGGCGGAAAGGGTATCGAGGTTATAATCGAACTTATCGGCAAACTGGCCGGCCGGGCGCTTGAACTTGGGGTCCACGTTGAGGCGGTTGCCGTTGTTGTCGAAGGACGTTTTGTAGCGCTGAGTGCGTAGCACGCTGTTCTGAATGATCAGCTCGGGGTAGTCGTTGCCGTTCTTGAAGAGCAGCTCTTCCGGAATAGAGCCCCAAATGATAGAGTTGCGGATGGTAATGCGGGTCGGCAGTGGCCCGGGCACACGCCGCACCGCTGACTCATTGGTAAAGGCCAAAGACTCTGTTTCGCGCCGGAACTGGGGCGTGTAGTTGGCAATGGTGCAGAAGTTCAGGTTGAACGTACTACCCGCCAGGCCTAAAATAGCATACTCGCCGCAGTTGGTAAACAGGCAGTTAGTTAGGTTAAAGTCACCGCCAATGCTGAGCGCGCCGGCTCCGTCGAAGGTTTGTCCGCCACCGGCGAAGGATAGCCGGGAGCCGGAAATATTCTTAATAACGGTGTTTTCAACCGTCACCCGGGGCCGGGGCTGCTGGTTGCCGGGGTTGTAAACTAGCAGGCCGAAACTGGCATTCTTGATTTCGGCGTAGCGAATTACGTTGTTGCGGCTGCTAACCGAGTCGAACTGAATACCGGCCCACTGGCCCGGTATTTCATTGTAGAACGGCTCCAGCCGGTCGGCCGAGAAGCGCACGATGTTGGGGTCGGTGGGCTTGATTTCGCCGGTGGGTGAATAGGTAGGGTTCACCCGCAAGGTGCCCTTCACGATGATGGCCGCCCCGGCGTGGGCATACACCCGGGCGCCGGCCTCGATGGTCAGCACGCAGCCGGCAGGTACCAGCACCGAGCTGGGCAGCACGTGGGGCTTGTCTTTGCGCCACACCTCGTTGCAACCCAGTACTCCGCGGTGGAAGAAGGCGTTTTGCCCGTAAGCCACCAGCTCGACCTGCTGATCGTTGCCGTTGGTTTTAAACCGCAGCTGGTCAGCAATCAGGAAGGGCTTGCCTTCGGACTGGGCACCGCCCGGGCCGAGCTTGGCCCGCACCAGCACCAGCAAACTGTCCTTACCCCGGATTTCGACGTTGTTAGCCATGGCACCACCGTCGCCGTTTACGATGATGGAATATTCGGTTACGGCCGGATTCACGACGCTGATCTGTTCCACCTTCACGGCCCGACTGTTGCGGTTGTACACCCACAGGCGCTTCGTAACGGTGCCGACCTGGGTGAAGACCGTATCAAAGAGCACCGTATCGGTCGAGAATTCGAGCTTGGCGCTGGGGTCAGTGGTCAACAGGTCTTCCTTGGGCTCACAGCCCGGCAGCACGGTAAGCAGACAACTCAGGATGAGCAGGCAGGGTAGCAGAAAGCGCATAGTACAAATAATGAATCAGGTCACAAACGCGTCATCCTGAGCCCGGCGAAAAACCTTCTGCTCCTGGAACGGCAAAGTTCTAGCGCGGGTAAGGTCCTTCGCCGAGCTCAGGATGACAAACGGATTATAGAGCAGCTTAGTGTGGCGTATTACGCTTACGCTACACCTTCCTGCAGACGCTCGGCACTTTCGGCGATGCGCAGTTGCTCGACGAAGTCGTCGATGTTGCCTTCCATCACGCTGGCCAGGTTATAGACCGTATAGCCAATGCGGTGGTCGGTAACGCGACCCTGGGGGTAGTTATAGGTGCGAATTTTGTCGGACCGGTCGCCGCCGCCAATCATGCTCTTGCGCTGGGCTCCTTCGGCTTCGTTCTTTTTGGCCAGCTCGATTTCGTAGAGGCGGGAGCGCAGTACCTGCAGGGCCTTGTCGAAGTTCTTGAGCTGGGACTTCTGGTCCTGGCACTGGGCCACGAGGCCGGTGGGCAAGTGGGTCAGGCGCACAGCCGAATAGGTCGTGTTTACGGACTGACCACCTGGGCCCGACGACATAAACAGGTCCTTGCGCACGTCGTTCATGTCGATTTGCACATCGAGTTCCTCAGCCTCGGGCATCACCACGATGGAAGCTACCGAGGTGTGAATCCGGCCCTGAGTTTCGGTGGCCGGCACCCGCTGCACGCGGTGCACACCCGACTCAAACTTGAGCTTGCCGTACACGTCCTCGCCTTTCACGGCCAGGATAATTTCCTTGTACCCGCCGCTGGTGCCCTCAGTAGCGTCCACGAGTTCCATTTTCCAGCCCTGGCGCTCGGCAAAGCGCATGTACATGCGCTGCAGGTCGCCTGCGAAGATGGCAGCCTCGTCGCCCCCGGCCCCGGCCCGGATTTCCATGATAATGTCCTTCGAGTCGTTGGGGTCCTTGGGAATCAGCAACTCCTTGATGACGGTTTCGAGGCGCTCCTGCTCGGGCAGCAGAGTTTCGAGCTCGTCTTTGGCCATCTGGCGGAAGTCCTCGTCTTTCTCGGTGGCAATAACTTCACGGGCGCCCTCGATGTTGGAAAGCACCTGCTGGTAATTCTTATACTCGGTCACGATTTTGCCGAGGTCCTTATACTCTTTATTCAAGGTCTTGTAGCGCTTCATGTCGCTCATGGCCTCGGGCTGCATCAGCTGCTCGTTTACGTCTTCGTAGCGCTGGCGAATGGCCTCCAGTTTATCTAGCATCTTGCCTTCAGGAAATTGTATTTGCTTTTGCAAAGGTAAGGAAACAAACACGATGAACCCGGCCCCGCGTTCCAGGTAGCTAATACAATATAGTGTTGGTGCCAAGCGCTGACTTTCGCACGTCCTGTCGAGCCTCAGCGAGACATCTCATGGGCAGTGGTAATCAGTCAGCACCGCAACGTCAGCACGCAAGATTCTTCGTTGGGTTCGGAATGACGTTCTTTAGTTATCAAGTAAAAATCTGAGGCTGAAGTTGGACGGGCCAGATAATTCACTACTTTGGGCTCAATATTCAACGCGCCCGATGCTTCAGCACTTCGCTACAGCCGCTTTTTCTTGCGCCCTGCCCGTGATTCCCACGGGTACAGGTACGGTCACAACAACCCGGTAACCGGGCTGCACCTACCTCTTTCACTCTAGTTTCTTTTTGAGTCGCAGCCCGAGCCGAGGAAATCCCCGAAGGATTCCTCCCTGGCCCGGGCTTTTTCGTGTGTGTTCTTTTCAAGCTAAGCAGTATGCAGGTTCTAAAATTCGGGGTACGTCGGTGGCCAATGCAGCCAACATTGCCAGAGTACTTGACATTGTAACGGCTGCGGCCCAGCAGGAAACAACCGTGGTAGTCGTCTCGGCCCTGGGCGGTATTACTGATGCCCTGATTGAAGCCGGCCGCCTGGCCGCTGCCGGTAATGAAGAGTACAAGGAGCGCCTGCACCACATTGAAAGCCGCCACATGGACGCCGCCCGGGAGCTGGTGCCGGTAACCAACCAGAGCAGCGTACTGAGTTTGGTCAAGAAGCACTGCAACGAGCTGGAAGGCATCTGCAACGGCGTATTTCTGCTCGGCGAGCTGAGCGTGCGCACCCTGGATAGGGTTATGAGCTTCGGCGAGCTGCTGTCCTCGCAGCTGGTGGCCGCCAGCTTGAAAGCCCGGCAGGTAGCCCACCAGTGGCACGACAGTCGGCAACTTATCCGCACCAACTCCCAGCACGGCTTTGCCGCCGTCGACTTTGCCGCTACCAACCAGCTCATCAACGACTTTGTAGCCAGCCAGCCCGAAGCCTTATACCTCGTGCCGGGCTTTGTGGCTGCCGACGCCCAGGGTGCTACGACCACGCTGGGCCGGGGCGGCTCCGACTATACCGCCGCCATTTTTGCCGGAGCCCTCGGGGCCAGCCGCCTGGAAATCTGGACCGACGTGAGCGGCATGATGACGGCCGACCCGCGCCTGGTGCCCCACGCCCGGCCCATTGCGCGCATTTCCTACCAGGAGGCCATGGAACTGTCGCACTTTGGGGCCAAGGTGCTGTACCCGCCCACCATTCAGCCGGTGATGAGCCAAGGCATTCCGCTCTGGATCAAAAACACCTTTGCCCCCACCGACCACGGCACTTTGGTTGAGGTAAGCCCGCCGGCTACCAACCACATTGTGCGGGGTTTGTCGAGCATTGGGCAGCTGGCTTTGCTCAGTCTCGAAGGCAGCGGAATGGTGGGCATTCCGGGCTTTTCGAAGCGGCTGTTTGAGGCTCTGGCCCGGGAGAAGATCAACGTGATTCTCATCACCCAAAGCTCCTCGGAGCATTCCATCAGCGTGGCCATCAACGCCCGCGACGCCGCAGCGGCCCAACGCTCCGTGGACGAGGAGTTTGCCTACGAAATAGCCGTGGGCAAAGTAGACCCGCTGCACCTGGAAACCGACCTGGCCATCGTGGCTTTGGTGGGGGAGAACATGAAAAACCATACCGGCATCAGCGGGCGTCTGTTTGGGGCCTTGGGCAACAATGGCGTGAACATTCGGGCCATTGCCCAGGGCTCGTCGGAAAAGAATATTTCGACGGTTATCCGGGCCCAGGACGTGAAAAAGGCCATCAACGTGCTGCACGAATCCTTTTTTGAGGCGACCAGCAAGCAGGTGAATCTCTTCGTGGTGGGCGTGGGCAACGTGGGCCGCAAGCTCCTGGAGCAGCTCGACCGGCAGCAGGCCTACCTCCAGGAAAAGCTCAAGCTGAACGTGCGCGTGGTAGGCGTGGCCAACAGCCGCACGTTTGCCCTGCACGAGCACGGCCTAGCTCCCGGCCAGTGGCAACAGGCTCTGGAACAGGGCGAGCCGCTGCATTTGCCCACCTTGGTTGAAGCTATTCACGCCCGCAACCTGCGCAACGCCGTGTTTGTGGATGTGACGGCCAGCGCCGACGTGGCCCAGGTGTACGGCGCGCTGCTTGAGAAAAGCGTAGCCGTGGTGGCCTGCAATAAGATTGCCTGCGCCTCGGAATACGTCAACTACGCCCGGCTCAAGGCCCTGGCCCAGGAGTTCAACACCGATTTTCTGTTCGAAACCAACGTGGGCGCTGGGCTGCCCGTCATTGGCACGCTGAACGATTTGCTGCGTAGCGGCGACGTGGTCAACCGGATTGAGGCAGTGCTATCGGGTACTTTGAATTTCGTATTCAACCACTACGACGGCAAGCGGCCCTTTGCCGAGGTGGTGCGCCAAGCCCAGCAGGAAGGCTACACCGAACCCGACCCCCGCCTGGACCTGAGCGGCACCGACGTGGCCCGCAAAATCCTGATTCTGGCCCGCGAAACCGGCGAGAAGCTGGAAATGGAGCAGATTCAGAACGTGTCGTTCTTGCCCGCCTCGTGCATGGAAGGCAGCGTGGAGGACTTCTACGAGCAACTGGCCGTACACGAGGAGCATTTTCACGGCCTCTACGAAGCGGCAGCGGCCCAGGGCAAGAAGCTCAAATTTGTGGCCCGCTACGCCGACGGCAAGGCCAGCGTGGGGTTGCAGTCCATAGCGCCTGGCCACGACTTTTACGCCCTGCACGGCAAAGACAACGCGGTGCTGTTCTACACCGACCGGTATCCGGAACAACCCTTGGTGATTAAGGGGGCCGGTGCTGGCGCCGAGGTAACGGCCTCGGGCGTCTTTGCCGACATCATCCGCACGGCCCGGGGGTAGCAGCACGCCATGTCGACCAGCAGGACACATGACGCTCTAAGTTGGCTTATGCCCTAAACGATTCACCAGCATCTACTTCTCTTTCTCTTATGTCTGCTTCCATCACCGTGCTGGCTCCGGCCACCGTGGCCAACGTCGTCTGCGGCTTCGACGTGCTGGGCTTTGCCCTGGCTACGCCTACCGACACCATGCACTTGCGCCTGACCAACACGCCGGGCGTAACCATCATCAACGAGGATGACTACGACCTGCCCACCGAGCCCACGCGCAACGTGGCCGGGGCCGCCCTGTTGGCCTTGCTGCGCGAAGCTCCGGCCGGCACTGGCATTGAGGTCCGGATTCAGAAGAACATCAAGCCCGGCAGTGGCATCGGCAGCAGCGCCGCCAGTGCCGCCGGCGCCGTAGTGGGAGCCAACGAGCTGCTGGGTAACCCGTTCAGCAAAGAAGACTTAGTGCGCTTTGCCATGTTCGGGGAAGAAGTAGCCTCCGGCGTGCAGCACGCCGACAACATTGCCCCGGCCATCTACGGCGGCGTCACGCTGATTCGGGCCACCGAGCCCCGGCCCGACATCGTGACGTTGCCCGCTCCCGAGCTGCACGTGACGGTGGTGCATCCGCAGATCGAGGTCAAGACTTCTGATGCCCGCCAGATTCTCAAAAAGGAAGTTTTGCTCAAGGACGCCATCCGGCAGTGGGGCAACGTGGGCGGGCTGGTGGCAGGTCTGCTCAAAAGCGACTACGACCTGATTGGCCGCTCCCTGGAAGACGTCATCATTGAGCCCGTGCGCAGCATTCTGATTCCGGGATTTGCGGCCGTGAAAGAGCAGAGCCGACTGGCTGGAGCCTTGGGCGGCGGCATTTCCGGGTCGGGGCCGTCCATCTTTATGCTCAGCCGCACCGAGGAAACGGCCCGGGCTGTAGCCCAGTCCATGCAGCAGATTTACACCGATTTAGGCATTGATTTTCACACCTACGTCACCCGCATCAGCCCCGGTGGGGTGCAGGTAGTGCCCACCGAGCAGCTTCAGCCCAATGCAGTATTATAGCCTCAAGCACCAGGCCCCGAGCGTCGACTTCCGGGCCGCCACCATTGCCGGCCAAGCGCCCGATGGCGGCTTGTACTTCCCAGAAACCATTCCGCGCTTCTCGCCCGAGCTACTTGCTGACCTCAAGACCCTGCCCAAAGCCGAGCTGGCCTTGCAGGTGATGCAGCCCTACGTAGGCGACACGATACCCGCCGCCGAGCTGGCCCGCATCTGCGCCGAAACCGTGGACTTCCCGTTTCCGGTGGTGTCCGTCACGGAGCAGATTGCGGCTCTGGAGCTGTTTCACGGCCCGACCTTGGCGTTCAAGGACGTGGGGGCGCGATTTATGAGCCGCTGTCTGGGCTACTTTTCGCGCCAGCAAACCAGCAGAATAACCGTGCTGGTAGCTACGTCCGGCGACACGGGCGGGGCCGTCGCCAACGGATTTCTGGGCGTAGATGGCGTGGACGTAGTCATTCTCTACCCTTCGGGCAAGGTGAGTCCGGTGCAGGAGCGGCAGCTGACGGCCCTGGGTCAGAACATTACGGCCTTGGAAGTGCAGGGCGACTTCGACGACTGTCAGCAACTGGTCAAGCAGGCTTTTACCGATTCGGCCGTGAATAGCCACCTGACCCTGACCTCAGCCAATTCCATCAATGTAGCCCGCTGGCTGCCCCAGCAGCTGTATTATATCTACGCCTGGCAGCAGTGGCAGCACCCCGAGCCGCCGGTGGTGGCCGTGCCCAGCGGCAACTTCGGTAACCTTTGCGCCGGACTGCTGGCCTACGTGTCGGGTTTGCCGGTGCAGCACTTTGTGGCGGCCTGCAACGCCAACGACGCCGTGGCCAGCTACCTGCGCACCGGCGACTTTGCTGCCAAAGCCGCCGTGGCTACTCTTTCCAACGCCATGGACGTGGGCAACCCCAGCAACTTTACCCGCATTTTAGAGCTGTTTGCCCAAAGCCACACCACCATCAGCCAGCTCATTCACGGCTGCACCGTGAGCGACGCCACGACCAGCACCACCATCGAGCAGGTGTACCAGCAAACCGGCTACCTGCTCGACCCGCACGGCGCCGTCGCCTTTCACGCTCTCCAGGAGTACCTGCAAAGCCGGCCGGGGCAACATGGGCTGTTTCTGGAAACAGCCCACCCAGTAAAGTTTCCGGAGGTTGTCGAGCCGCTGATTGGGCAGGCCATTGCCCTACCCGAGTCCTTGCACGAGCTGATGCGTCAACCCAAGCAGAGCATACGGCTAGAGGCGCGCTACGAGGCGTTGCGGGAGTATTTGCTGGCCCGCTAGCGGCCAACTTCTGATTCTTTGCGTTGTTTGTACTACCAAAGCCGGTCGTTGCCGGTGGGTCTGTGTCCTTTGCTTTTTGCTGCTATGCGCCCTGCTTTCCCCGCGTTTTCCTCCGGAATTTTGGCTTTGAGCCTGCTGTTGACGGGCTGCCGGCCCGACCAGATTGAGCACATCGAAAACGGGAAGCAAATTGCCACGACCCTGGAAAACATGGCCGTGAAGCGCATTCTACCCGCCGACTTCCTACGGGCTACCCGCTGGGCCGGCGACTCGCTCACCGGCCAGGCCGACCGGGAACTGCGCCGCCTGCTGGCCGATAAGCTGCAAGCCGGCGGAGTGGCTTCAGCCTTGCCCTACTGCCGCCCCGAAGCCTACGCCTCCACCGACTCCCTGTCCCTGGTGCTGCTAGCCACGCCGGGCCGACTCTCGTCCCGCCCGCGCAATCCACAGAATCAGGCCCCCATATCTGCTGCTGAGCTGCGCCCCGACACGGCCCGACTTATCAAGCGGCTTACGGCGGACGTGTTTGAATACCAGCGCCCGATTTTGTTGAGCGACGCGCAGTGCCTGCGCTGCCACGGCGAGGTGGGCAAGGACGTTGCGGCGGCTGACTATGCTCTTATCAAGCAAAAATATCCGCAGGACCAGGCCACCGGCTACCAGCTCGGCGACGCTATGGGCGTGTGGCGGGTGAGCTTTGCCCGCAACGGCATTGCGGAGTTCTACACCATGAAAACCCGCAAGGTGATGAAGCCCCGCAAGCCACTGTTTTAGCGGCCAGTGCACTGATAGACTTTATTTTACCTGCTTAATCAGCGGATTTTATCGGCCCCTACCCGAAGTTGACCTCAACCTTCGGCCGGCTCTGGCAGTTGAGGGAGCTATGAGCCAGACTTCAGCTACTCCCATCATTATTATCGGGGCCGGAATGGCGGGCCTTACCTGCGCCAACTACCTGCACCGCGCGGGCCGGCCCGTGCTGGTTCTCGACGCGGCTGATGCCGTGGGCGGCCGGGTCCGCACCGACGTTACACCCGAAGGCTTCCGCCTCGACCGGGGCTTTCAAGTGCTCCAAACCCGCTATCCGGAAGTGCAGCGCCTGCTGGATTATGGCGCGTTACAGTTACGGGCATTTCGCTCGGGCGCCGCCATTCGCCTGGCCGACGGGCGGCAGACTACCCTGGTAAATCCGCTGGACCAGCCCCTGGCTGCATTTTCGGCCCTGGCTTCACCCATCGGTACTCTGGCCGATAAGCTGCGTATTCTGGCGTTAGCTAAGCGCGTCAAGACCAGCACCAACCAGGAACTGCTCGATTTTCCCTCCGCTGATACCCTTACTTACCTGCGGCAGAACGGCTGGAGCGAGCAAATCATTGACTCCTTCTTCCGGCCGTTTTTCGGTGGCGTGTATCTGGACCGCAGCCTGAGCACAGGCAGCAACTTTTTCGAGTTTGTCTTCAAGCAATTCGTGGAAGGCGATGCAGCCATTCCGGCTCTGGGCATACAGCAGATTCCCGAGCAGCTGGCCGCCCGCCTGCCCGTCGGGAGCCTCCGACTCAACACGGCCGTAAGCAGTGTGCAGGGCAACACGGTTCAGCTGGCTTCGGGCGAAACCTTGGCGGCGGCAGCGGTTGTCGTAGCTACCGATGGCGAGGCGGCAGCCCGGCTGCTGCCCACTTCCCGGCTGTCTTTTCCCACGGCTTGGCGTCGCACTACCTGCACGTATTTTGCTACCGATGAGTCGCCGGTGAAGGCCGATAAACTGCTGCGCCTCAACGCCGCGCCCAATACGCTGGCTCACAACGTGGCCTTCCCTAGTCACGTTGCCCCCGATTATGCCCCGGCCGGCCGCACCCTGATTTCGGTAAGTACTCACGGCCCGCAGGTTTTGTCGGAAGAAGAGCTTACCACATATTTGCGCGAAGACCTGAGTATTTGGTTTGGCCCCGAAGCCCGGCGCTGGCAGCACCTGCGCACCTACTACATTCCCCAGGCCCTGCCCGTGTACCCGGGTGGGCAGCCCCCACACCAGCCGCTGCAACTGGCTCAAAATCTCTACCGCTGCGGCGACTACACCGCGTATCCGTCCCTAAACGCCGCCATGGCCACGGGCCGGGAAGTGGCCGAAGCCCTGCTGGCATCTTAGGTCTAATCAACTAACAACCGGCCCCGGCACTGCTTTTCTGAAGCAAGGCCGGGGCCGGTTTGCGTGAATCAAGGTGGTTAGCGCAACTCGACTACTGCCGG
Above is a genomic segment from Hymenobacter cellulosivorans containing:
- a CDS encoding NAD(P)/FAD-dependent oxidoreductase, which translates into the protein MSQTSATPIIIIGAGMAGLTCANYLHRAGRPVLVLDAADAVGGRVRTDVTPEGFRLDRGFQVLQTRYPEVQRLLDYGALQLRAFRSGAAIRLADGRQTTLVNPLDQPLAAFSALASPIGTLADKLRILALAKRVKTSTNQELLDFPSADTLTYLRQNGWSEQIIDSFFRPFFGGVYLDRSLSTGSNFFEFVFKQFVEGDAAIPALGIQQIPEQLAARLPVGSLRLNTAVSSVQGNTVQLASGETLAAAAVVVATDGEAAARLLPTSRLSFPTAWRRTTCTYFATDESPVKADKLLRLNAAPNTLAHNVAFPSHVAPDYAPAGRTLISVSTHGPQVLSEEELTTYLREDLSIWFGPEARRWQHLRTYYIPQALPVYPGGQPPHQPLQLAQNLYRCGDYTAYPSLNAAMATGREVAEALLAS